The Neosynechococcus sphagnicola sy1 DNA segment TCAGCGGCTCTTAACTGCTGGCGATCGCGGTAGGTCTTGTAGAGATCATCCAGGGAGAGTGTCAACACCCGATAACCCAGATGCTCCAGAATCAGTTTCAGTAGCAGTGCCAGCGTTGTTTTCCCAGTTCCCTGACCGCCCAAAATTCCCTGAATCCAGGGGCGACCCATTTGCTGGTGTTGTTGAGCAATGTGCAGAGCCAGGGGTAACCACACGCCCCAGAAACAGACTACTAAAGGTTGTGGCACCTTGAGGGTATGTTGGCAAAACAGCGCTAAGGCCGGATAGAGTTCTAGAAACAGGCGCGATCGCTCTTCGACAACAACATCGGCAGTGGCAGTGGTAATTCCCCAAGCGTTGGCATAACCAGGGGTTTGCAGGAGCCAGGTAGCGAGTTGGTGTTGCTCAGAGGGTGTGGGTAGGTGTCCTGCTACCCAGTGGGTTAAGAGACGGGCGATCTTGGCGGCTGGCAACTGCTGCATAGGGAGATCAATGCTAAAAAAGCAGCCTGCTTGTGCAAGCTGCTAAGTTAATAGTTCAGATATAGCCAATGGTGTCAAGCACAGCCTGCTAGTACGGAGCCACAGATCGCTGAACTAACGCTGAGTATCAACAGCATTGACTGCATAGGGAGCAATTCAGGATTTGAACATTTGAACCAGCGACATCTATCTCAGAGATGGCAAACGGTTTAGCCTACTTTTTTAGGTTAAGTAGCGGCTACAACCCAACACTAAGGAGATGGAGTGGCAGCAGGAGATGGAGTCTCCGTTGGAGCCGGGGCTGGGGTTGAAGAACAAGCTCCCAGGGCAGCAACCAGACCAAGCATTAGCGCCAGACCAACAACTTTCTTGTTCATACACTCCTCAATCTAAGGGTAATAACGACAATTTCAGCCATAATAACTGAACCAGTCAACCCCAGTCAGGCAGACCGATTATCCTTAATTTCGTCAGTTACGAAACCAGAAGTGATCGATCCGCCTCAGGTAAGGGCTGAGCGAACTTTATCATAAATTATTACTTGTGGTTCTGTTCCCAGAGCTGATTGACTCCCGCCGCTTAGCCTGCCATTACGTCGCATCCGTTTTGTGACACAGATAATTTCAATCGTTCTTCAGATCCTATGCACAGGAGCCATTGGCAATGTCAGACCAGTTGCGGCAACCTTCCCCGGAGCTTTTCTTCGAAACCGTTAATGCCTACCAGCGCACCGCCACCATCAAGGCGGCCCTAGAACTGGATGTATTTACAGCGATCGGCGAAGGCAGGAGAACAATTCAAGCACTGGCCGCGCGATGCGAGACATCCGAGCGCGGAATGCGCATCCTCTGTGATTACCTTGTGATTCTGAGCTTTTTAACCAAAGTAAATGGGCAATATGGTTTGACCCAGGACTCGGCTCTGTTTCTTGACCGACGCTCAGAGGCTTACATCGGCAATGCCACTGAATTTCTCCTCTCCCCGATGATCATGGATGGGTTCGAAGATATTGTTGCTGCCGTTCGCAAGGGGGGTACCGTAATCCCTGAGGATGGCACAGTTGCCCCTGAAAACCCTGTTTGGGTGAAATTTGCCCGTGGGATGGCATCAATGATGGCTCTGCCCGCAAAACTAATTGCGAAGTTTCTAGACATCGGTGATGGCCGCAATCTGAAGGTACTCGATATCGCTGCCAGCCATGGGTTGTTCGGGATTGAGATCGCGCTGCTGAACCCCAACGCCGAGGTGGTGGCACTGGATTGGCCGAATGTTCTAGAGGTAGCAAAGGAGAATGCCCAAAATGCTGGGGTGTCAGAGCGGTATAGCACCCTTGAGGGCAGTGCCTTTGATGTTAATTATGGCAACGGCTATGATATTGTGCTGCTTACCAACTTCTTGCACCACTTCGACCCATCGACTTGTGAGGGGCTGCTGAAGAAAGTCCACGCCTCTCTAGCGGCGGGCGGCAGAGTAGTAACCCTGGAGATGGTGGCGAACGAAGATCGTGTGTCGCCACCAATCCCGGCGTCATTTAGCATGATCATGCTTGCCTCAACGCCGAGGGGTGATGCCTACACATTCTCGGAGCTGCAACGGATGTTCGAGAACACTGGCTTCTTACATAATGAACTGCACCAACTGCCACCTACAATGCAGCGGATTGTGATCTCACACAAGTAGGAGCATGGAACTACGGCGGCGGAGGAAAATAACGAATGGGAATCCTGACGCGGCTCGGTTTAGGATTCCTGGGTGTCTATGGATTGCTCTACTTGAATCCTCCCGCTAGCAAGCTACTGAGATGCAAGCTAACGTCCTCGACCCTCCGTCCGTCCGGGGGAAACAAGTTCCTCCTCAGACACCCAGTTCAGCAACAGTGAGGCCTGGAGATTCTGGTTCATCAACTGATGGTATTGAGAGTGTTTCGAGGGTTTCCGGTTTTTTGCTCAACATGGACGTTCGGAGTGTCCTCAAGCCTTTAAGGTGCTTATAATGCTTGCATCTTACCTCAGCCTTCCTCAGTTCCTTCCCATCACTGCTTTTATATAAAGCACTTAGCAAATGTCAGTCCAGGTTCATCTCACGGAGCGGCAACAACAGGTCCTGTGGGCAACAGTGCGTCACTATATTGCTACGGCGGAACCCGTTGGTTCCAAAGCACTGGTTGAGGAGTACAACCTCAGTGTCAGTCCGGCAACGATTCGCAATGCCATGGGGGTTCTAGAAAAAGTTGGATTGTTATACCAACCCCACACCTCAGCTGGACGAATACCTTCAGACTCGGGCTATCGGATCTACGTCGATCAATTGATTACACCGTCGCGGCAACAGGCCCAGCAGGTTGAAGAGTTATTGAGCGATCGCCTGAACTGGGAAGACCGGAGTTTTGAGTCCTTGTTACGGGGGGCAGCTCAGATTTTATCCCGGTTGAGCGGCTACATCACCCTGATAACAATGCCGCAGACCATTACCGCACAGTTGCGTCATGTGCAGTTGGTTCAGGTTGATCCGGGGCGGGCAATGCTGATTGTGGTCACGGATAATTACCAAACCCAGTCAGCCCTGCTGGAGCTGTTTCCTGGCATTACCCACGAGCAAATCCCAGACCCAGACTTGGTAGAACGTGAGTTGCAAATTTTGTCTAACTTTTTGAATACCCACCTGCGGGGGCGGCCCTTGTTAGAATTGCCGACCTTAGACTGGAGTGAATTGGGTCGGGAATTTGAACGCTATGCCGATTTCTTGAGGGCGTTATTGAGCGAGTTGTCACGGCGCAGTCAACCCCCCACCTGTACTCAAATTCTGATCAGTGGTGTGTCTGAGGTGCTGCGGCAACCAGAATTCTCGGAGTTACAGCAAGTGCAGACCTTGCTTCAGCTATTGGAAGTAGAGCAAGGTCAATTGTGGCCTCTGATTTTTGAATCTCCGGAGATGACAACCCATTCTGCTGGTAAGCGAGTCAACCTCTGGATTGGGGCTGAAAATCCCCTAGAACCGATGC contains these protein-coding regions:
- a CDS encoding methyltransferase, which translates into the protein MSDQLRQPSPELFFETVNAYQRTATIKAALELDVFTAIGEGRRTIQALAARCETSERGMRILCDYLVILSFLTKVNGQYGLTQDSALFLDRRSEAYIGNATEFLLSPMIMDGFEDIVAAVRKGGTVIPEDGTVAPENPVWVKFARGMASMMALPAKLIAKFLDIGDGRNLKVLDIAASHGLFGIEIALLNPNAEVVALDWPNVLEVAKENAQNAGVSERYSTLEGSAFDVNYGNGYDIVLLTNFLHHFDPSTCEGLLKKVHASLAAGGRVVTLEMVANEDRVSPPIPASFSMIMLASTPRGDAYTFSELQRMFENTGFLHNELHQLPPTMQRIVISHK
- the hrcA gene encoding heat-inducible transcriptional repressor HrcA, with translation MSVQVHLTERQQQVLWATVRHYIATAEPVGSKALVEEYNLSVSPATIRNAMGVLEKVGLLYQPHTSAGRIPSDSGYRIYVDQLITPSRQQAQQVEELLSDRLNWEDRSFESLLRGAAQILSRLSGYITLITMPQTITAQLRHVQLVQVDPGRAMLIVVTDNYQTQSALLELFPGITHEQIPDPDLVERELQILSNFLNTHLRGRPLLELPTLDWSELGREFERYADFLRALLSELSRRSQPPTCTQILISGVSEVLRQPEFSELQQVQTLLQLLEVEQGQLWPLIFESPEMTTHSAGKRVNLWIGAENPLEPMRSCALVSATYRRGTTPVGSVGMLGPTRMVYETAIAVVEATADYLSEALSQSRGINDATNS